A portion of the Lujinxingia litoralis genome contains these proteins:
- a CDS encoding DUF4397 domain-containing protein translates to MNTSPSYKLRLLLCAALTTGALACGGAEAEQGAQGPQGPVGEQGEPGESGQPGEDGEDGQPGNDAEPGEDGANSLVLTENVEPGDVCANGGVTVSVGIDANGDDVLGEAEIDASETICNQNDAVQDICDEAFAITGISGADQALYLGRESDPITVETNDDANLTLAFVGGATLEPTLTSNTTFTLTPQELGEGQRITLVAAGQCGTEVTQLSFAEIEAPVATLRLVHLVPGTGELDMTLTGTSELLAVADFEETDAPMALDPGTYSFDLHEGDTLVGTTDPYDYALGGSYTVVAYSNQGALDVMILEDDVRTEPADDAFRARFIHSAELAGTVTISAGPDADSLNAIAAGVPFGDVGSFTDYLGGLGALQIDSGGTLLTYDTGVSSALTAGDIANVFAYQTQGGNVRLLIQQLNTTAGETSILKAAGARTPLFDFEDGTLPTEFTHSGDLGWEIESDPNVSLGDHSLVSGPIDHNSRSELEIELEFTEPGIFMFDWKVSSESNYDPLFFCDYDAASCNPYYPNFAARTSGEKDWAPVSYEIPAAGTYTFSWVYRKDISNSLGEDRGWIDNLRFEQPEPSLL, encoded by the coding sequence ATGAACACATCTCCATCCTATAAACTCCGCCTGCTCCTCTGCGCGGCCCTGACCACCGGCGCACTCGCCTGTGGCGGCGCCGAAGCCGAGCAAGGCGCTCAGGGCCCCCAGGGCCCGGTGGGTGAACAGGGCGAGCCTGGCGAAAGCGGGCAGCCCGGCGAAGACGGCGAAGACGGACAACCCGGCAACGACGCAGAGCCCGGCGAAGACGGCGCAAACTCGCTTGTCCTCACCGAAAACGTGGAGCCCGGCGATGTCTGCGCCAACGGCGGCGTTACCGTCTCGGTGGGCATCGACGCCAACGGCGATGACGTCCTGGGCGAAGCCGAAATCGACGCCTCCGAGACCATCTGCAACCAGAACGACGCCGTGCAGGACATCTGCGACGAAGCCTTCGCCATCACCGGCATCTCCGGCGCCGATCAGGCCCTCTATCTGGGCCGGGAAAGCGACCCGATCACCGTGGAGACCAACGACGACGCCAACCTCACTCTGGCCTTTGTCGGTGGTGCCACGCTGGAGCCCACTCTCACCTCCAACACCACCTTCACGCTCACCCCACAGGAGCTGGGTGAAGGCCAGCGGATCACGCTGGTGGCCGCCGGCCAGTGCGGCACCGAAGTAACCCAGCTCTCCTTCGCCGAGATCGAAGCGCCCGTCGCCACCCTGCGCCTGGTCCATCTCGTCCCCGGCACCGGCGAGCTCGACATGACGCTCACCGGGACCTCCGAGCTCCTGGCCGTCGCCGACTTTGAAGAGACCGATGCCCCGATGGCCCTGGACCCGGGCACCTACAGCTTCGACCTCCATGAGGGCGACACGCTGGTGGGCACCACCGATCCCTACGACTATGCGCTGGGCGGCTCCTACACCGTGGTGGCCTACAGCAACCAGGGAGCGCTGGACGTCATGATTCTGGAAGATGACGTGCGCACCGAACCGGCCGACGACGCCTTCCGCGCGCGCTTCATCCACAGCGCGGAACTTGCCGGAACCGTCACCATCAGCGCCGGCCCCGATGCAGATAGCCTCAACGCGATCGCCGCCGGCGTGCCTTTTGGGGATGTTGGCAGCTTCACCGATTACCTCGGTGGCCTGGGCGCGCTGCAGATCGACTCCGGCGGCACCCTGCTCACCTACGACACCGGCGTGAGCAGCGCGCTGACGGCCGGCGACATCGCCAACGTCTTCGCCTACCAGACTCAGGGCGGCAATGTGCGCCTGCTCATCCAGCAGCTCAACACCACCGCTGGCGAGACGTCCATCCTGAAGGCCGCCGGCGCCCGCACCCCCCTCTTCGATTTTGAAGACGGCACGCTCCCCACCGAGTTCACCCACAGCGGCGACCTGGGCTGGGAGATCGAGAGTGACCCCAATGTCAGCCTGGGCGACCACTCCCTGGTCAGCGGCCCGATCGACCACAACTCTCGCAGCGAGCTGGAGATCGAACTGGAGTTCACCGAGCCCGGCATCTTTATGTTCGACTGGAAGGTCAGCAGTGAGAGTAACTACGATCCCCTCTTCTTCTGCGACTACGACGCTGCCAGCTGCAACCCCTACTACCCCAACTTCGCGGCGCGCACTTCGGGTGAAAAGGACTGGGCCCCGGTCTCCTACGAGATCCCCGCCGCCGGCACCTACACCTTCTCCTGGGTCTACCGCAAAGACATCTCCAATTCCTTGGGCGAAGACCGCGGCTGGATCGACAACCTGAGGTTTGAGCAGCCCGAGCCCTCGCTGCTCTGA
- a CDS encoding DUF4397 domain-containing protein codes for MKSGNKRIIRLLVCALFAAGAVACGGEVQQGDPGPEGPQGEQGPQGDKGEQGEPGTDGQDGQDGADGQDGENGLNSLILTEELAPGDVCANGGVAISTGVDANENGTLDEDEIADTQNVCNGVDGSLLCDEALAITDITGLDQRFFAGNASDPVTVETNGEGTLNLSFVGLGAEFDVSAGDGTFTITPEDIVEDGEGLEFVLVANGECGTAVANISIDAVEAPVANIRLVHLFEDAGEVDVALTGTTEALATIDFATAEGPLEVDPGNYSFDLIAEDTVAGTTAAADFALGGSYTVVAYSNAGALDFLIIEDDVLTKPAAGNFRLRAIHAADGVGNVAISTGADEASTAELVAGLAFGTASAATDLATGVEFVQIDSAGTLFDYVGFSVATFADGAIANAFAFMMGGEPHIFVQQLGDAGSDAILIPGLETLPVSIGADLLNATVRTGGDAEWSVTDEDVSAGNFAARSGDIGDSQFSWIEVTVEFTEAGIFAFDWKVSSENLSINGNLYDGLAFCADIDAAENCNSDVSDAELGGTPADFANYTYEVEAAGTYTFAWVYEKDSSVSNGLDRGWLDNLTFTPGLP; via the coding sequence ATGAAGTCAGGCAATAAGAGAATCATTCGCCTGTTGGTTTGTGCCCTGTTTGCTGCTGGCGCGGTCGCCTGTGGCGGCGAAGTCCAGCAGGGGGATCCCGGCCCCGAAGGCCCGCAGGGTGAGCAGGGCCCCCAGGGCGACAAGGGGGAGCAGGGTGAGCCCGGCACCGATGGTCAAGACGGCCAGGACGGCGCCGATGGCCAGGACGGCGAAAACGGCCTCAACTCGCTGATCCTCACCGAAGAGCTGGCGCCGGGCGATGTCTGCGCCAACGGCGGCGTGGCCATCTCCACCGGCGTCGACGCCAACGAAAACGGCACCCTCGACGAAGACGAGATTGCCGACACCCAGAACGTCTGCAACGGCGTCGACGGCTCGCTCCTCTGCGACGAGGCCCTGGCCATCACCGACATCACCGGCCTGGACCAGCGCTTTTTCGCCGGCAATGCCAGCGATCCGGTCACCGTGGAGACCAATGGCGAAGGCACGCTCAACCTGAGCTTTGTCGGCCTGGGCGCTGAGTTCGACGTCTCGGCCGGCGACGGCACCTTCACCATCACCCCCGAAGACATCGTCGAAGATGGCGAGGGCCTTGAGTTTGTGCTGGTCGCCAATGGCGAGTGCGGCACGGCGGTGGCCAACATCTCCATCGACGCGGTCGAAGCGCCGGTGGCCAACATCCGCCTGGTCCACCTCTTCGAAGACGCCGGAGAAGTCGACGTGGCACTCACCGGCACCACCGAGGCGCTGGCCACCATCGACTTCGCCACCGCCGAAGGCCCCCTGGAAGTCGATCCGGGCAACTACAGCTTCGACCTGATCGCCGAAGATACCGTCGCCGGCACCACTGCGGCCGCCGACTTCGCGCTGGGTGGCTCCTACACGGTGGTCGCCTACAGCAACGCCGGCGCGCTGGACTTCCTCATCATTGAAGACGACGTGCTGACGAAGCCGGCCGCAGGCAACTTCCGCCTGCGGGCCATCCACGCCGCCGACGGCGTGGGCAACGTCGCCATCAGCACCGGCGCCGACGAAGCCTCCACCGCTGAGCTCGTCGCCGGCCTGGCCTTCGGCACGGCATCTGCTGCCACCGACCTGGCTACCGGCGTGGAATTTGTGCAGATCGACTCGGCCGGCACCCTCTTCGACTACGTCGGCTTCTCGGTGGCGACCTTTGCTGACGGCGCCATCGCCAACGCCTTCGCCTTCATGATGGGCGGGGAGCCCCACATCTTCGTCCAGCAGCTGGGCGATGCCGGCAGTGATGCCATCCTCATCCCCGGCCTGGAGACCCTGCCGGTCTCCATCGGCGCCGACCTGCTCAACGCCACGGTGCGCACCGGTGGCGATGCCGAATGGTCTGTCACCGACGAAGACGTCAGCGCTGGCAACTTCGCCGCCCGCAGCGGCGACATCGGCGACAGTCAGTTCTCCTGGATTGAGGTGACCGTAGAGTTCACCGAAGCAGGCATCTTCGCCTTCGATTGGAAAGTCAGCTCCGAAAACCTGAGTATCAACGGCAATCTCTACGATGGCCTGGCCTTCTGCGCCGACATCGACGCTGCCGAAAACTGCAACTCCGACGTCTCCGACGCCGAGCTCGGTGGCACCCCGGCTGACTTTGCCAACTACACCTACGAAGTCGAAGCGGCGGGCACCTACACCTTTGCCTGGGTCTACGAGAAGGATAGCAGCGTCTCCAACGGTCTGGACCGTGGGTGGCTCGACAACCTGACCTTCACCCCCGGCCTTCCCTGA
- a CDS encoding helix-turn-helix domain-containing protein, whose product MKKQEPIHSVAELGARIREARQSQGLTQQEFADVCGVGVRFLSEVERGKESAEIGLVLRLLSRAGLDVMVLGRHHEQSRYWGESRYE is encoded by the coding sequence ATGAAGAAGCAAGAGCCGATACATAGCGTGGCGGAGTTGGGGGCGAGGATACGGGAGGCGCGTCAGTCGCAGGGGTTGACCCAGCAGGAGTTTGCCGATGTGTGCGGCGTGGGGGTGCGCTTTCTCTCGGAGGTTGAGCGCGGCAAAGAGAGCGCGGAAATCGGGTTGGTGCTGCGACTGCTCAGCCGCGCGGGGCTCGATGTGATGGTGTTGGGCCGACACCATGAGCAGAGCCGGTACTGGGGTGAGTCGCGGTATGAATGA
- a CDS encoding HIRAN domain-containing protein, protein MIVWPQTKPWFCPSDVRILDASPASHHLHRRPDAAMHPSRTRQHRTSPPPPPGHALLIHTPVAGLRFHEFELAAFPLDLGQRLRVVREPDNPYDTRATALYAGERRIGYLPRRLNKMPARLLDAGWPLIARIEHLSTGYSDRGPAHTRVSPHAYPRAMEIIIALFIPLHAQGRS, encoded by the coding sequence ATGATCGTATGGCCCCAAACCAAACCCTGGTTCTGCCCCTCGGACGTACGTATTCTTGACGCATCGCCAGCATCCCACCACCTCCACCGCCGCCCGGACGCCGCCATGCATCCCTCCCGCACGCGCCAGCACCGCACCTCACCTCCGCCGCCCCCGGGCCATGCCCTGCTCATCCACACCCCGGTGGCCGGCCTGCGTTTTCATGAGTTCGAGCTGGCCGCGTTTCCTCTGGATCTCGGCCAACGCCTGCGCGTGGTCCGCGAGCCCGACAACCCCTACGACACCCGCGCCACCGCCCTCTACGCCGGAGAGCGCCGCATCGGCTACCTTCCTCGCCGCCTCAACAAAATGCCCGCGCGCCTGCTCGACGCCGGCTGGCCGCTCATCGCCCGCATCGAACACCTCAGCACCGGCTACAGCGATCGCGGCCCCGCCCACACCCGCGTCTCCCCCCACGCCTACCCCCGCGCGATGGAGATCATCATCGCCCTCTTCATCCCGCTGCACGCTCAGGGGCGATCCTGA
- a CDS encoding metal-dependent hydrolase, which translates to MDPIAHTLAGATLAQTRLKELTPLATATLIIGANIPDIDVIVSVLGDDASLLHRRGHTHGVLAMIFLPLLLTALMVAYDRLWRRRRDPQKAPVDPRATLGLAYLGTLSHPALDWLNTYGVRLLMPFDGRWFYGDTLFIIDPWMWLLMGATIVLTYSQRRLALGAWAVLGAAMSALITFAGMVPTPARIAWWVGVVAIIALRASGYTPDKRRLAAASCLALFCTYLGLMGLGNTLASSRVTDHLASQGIEAEVVMTGPAAANPLAREVLARSSTHYHALKLSLWPGENAIAPRYAPVPIEEPGPIAEAALSAPSQRGFANWVRFPVFEVQSHDEGHTVFIRDLRYVEPDATESRGIGLRKVELDAQLHERPSDADDAPH; encoded by the coding sequence ATGGATCCGATCGCCCACACCCTGGCCGGCGCCACCCTGGCGCAGACCCGTCTCAAAGAGCTCACCCCGCTGGCGACCGCCACTCTGATCATCGGCGCGAACATCCCCGATATCGACGTCATCGTCTCGGTGCTCGGCGACGACGCCTCGCTGCTTCACCGCCGCGGCCACACCCACGGTGTGCTCGCCATGATCTTCCTGCCGCTGCTCCTCACCGCCCTGATGGTGGCCTACGACCGGCTGTGGCGACGCCGACGCGACCCTCAAAAAGCCCCGGTCGACCCCCGCGCCACCTTAGGGCTGGCCTACCTGGGCACCTTGAGTCACCCGGCGCTCGACTGGCTCAACACCTACGGGGTGCGCTTGCTGATGCCCTTCGACGGGCGCTGGTTCTACGGTGACACCCTCTTCATCATCGATCCGTGGATGTGGCTCTTGATGGGCGCGACCATCGTGCTGACCTACTCCCAACGCCGTCTGGCCCTGGGTGCCTGGGCCGTGCTCGGCGCGGCCATGAGCGCGCTGATCACCTTTGCCGGCATGGTCCCCACCCCGGCGCGCATCGCCTGGTGGGTGGGCGTGGTGGCCATCATCGCGCTGCGCGCCTCGGGCTACACCCCCGATAAACGCCGCCTGGCGGCGGCTTCATGCCTGGCCCTCTTCTGCACCTACTTAGGCCTGATGGGCCTGGGCAACACCCTGGCCTCTTCCCGCGTCACCGACCATCTGGCCAGCCAGGGCATTGAGGCCGAAGTCGTGATGACCGGCCCGGCCGCCGCAAACCCCCTCGCCCGCGAGGTGCTCGCCAGGTCCTCGACCCACTACCACGCCCTCAAGCTCAGCCTCTGGCCGGGCGAAAACGCCATCGCTCCCCGCTACGCCCCCGTCCCCATCGAGGAGCCCGGCCCCATCGCCGAGGCCGCGCTGAGCGCCCCCTCCCAACGCGGCTTTGCCAACTGGGTGCGCTTCCCCGTCTTCGAGGTGCAATCCCACGACGAGGGCCACACCGTCTTCATCCGCGATCTTCGCTACGTCGAGCCCGACGCCACCGAGAGCCGGGGCATCGGCCTGCGCAAGGTCGAGCTCGATGCTCAGCTCCACGAGCGACCGAGCGACGCAGACGACGCGCCTCATTGA
- a CDS encoding pirin family protein gives MSERHPSIKAIVPLTSNPWPTLDPFLFCTHHNDRYPRANEQMGPDASLAGRNIGHDFSGKDGWSMYHGDTVPGFPRHPHAGFETVTIARQGFIDHSDSMGASARFGQGDVQWMTAGKGVVHSEAFPLLDRDNPNTTELFQIWLNLPREDKKNDAYFTMFWNETIPRHLIKEGDEVVGEVAVIAGTLHGLDALAPPPSSWAARDESNIAIWTLKLQPGASFTLPAANEETGRVLYFFEGDALTLEDVALEPRHGAQVEGDAEVTLKNTGTALAEVLVLQGRPIGEPVVQHGPFVGNYQGDIRQIMIDYQNTGFGGWPFEADAPVHPRDKGRFAIHADGREETPAPPENAA, from the coding sequence ATGAGCGAACGCCACCCCTCCATCAAAGCGATCGTCCCCCTGACCTCCAACCCCTGGCCCACGCTGGACCCCTTCCTCTTCTGCACGCATCACAACGACCGCTACCCCCGCGCCAACGAGCAGATGGGCCCCGATGCCTCACTGGCCGGACGCAACATCGGCCACGATTTTTCGGGCAAAGACGGCTGGTCGATGTACCACGGCGACACCGTCCCCGGGTTTCCGCGCCACCCGCACGCCGGCTTTGAAACCGTGACGATTGCCCGCCAGGGGTTCATCGATCACAGCGACTCGATGGGCGCCTCGGCGCGCTTTGGCCAGGGCGACGTGCAGTGGATGACCGCCGGCAAGGGCGTGGTGCACTCGGAGGCCTTCCCCCTTCTCGATCGCGACAACCCCAACACCACCGAGCTCTTTCAGATCTGGTTGAACCTGCCGCGCGAAGACAAAAAGAACGACGCCTACTTCACCATGTTCTGGAACGAGACGATCCCTCGCCACCTCATCAAAGAGGGCGACGAGGTGGTCGGTGAAGTTGCAGTCATCGCTGGCACCCTGCACGGGCTTGATGCCCTCGCCCCGCCCCCCAGCTCCTGGGCGGCCCGCGACGAGTCCAACATCGCCATCTGGACGCTGAAACTTCAGCCCGGCGCCTCCTTCACCCTGCCGGCCGCCAACGAGGAGACCGGCCGCGTGCTCTACTTCTTCGAGGGCGACGCGCTCACCCTGGAGGATGTGGCCCTGGAGCCCCGGCACGGCGCCCAGGTTGAGGGCGACGCCGAGGTCACGCTGAAGAACACCGGCACCGCCCTGGCCGAAGTCCTCGTGCTTCAGGGCCGCCCCATCGGCGAGCCAGTGGTTCAGCATGGCCCCTTCGTGGGTAACTACCAGGGCGATATCCGCCAGATCATGATCGACTACCAGAACACCGGCTTTGGCGGCTGGCCCTTTGAGGCCGACGCCCCGGTTCACCCCCGCGACAAAGGCCGCTTTGCCATTCACGCCGACGGCCGCGAGGAGACCCCGGCTCCCCCCGAAAACGCCGCGTGA
- a CDS encoding PEP/pyruvate-binding domain-containing protein: MNRSTPNDPIVRFGPERQPHAPSSWTLSLGGPEGPRAISRQRVGGKAYGLWQLNSAGFSVPDAFCVTTEAFEAALLPLSLESPDLESLRQAILHAPLPRTLVEEIEARMASLGASRWAVRSSAAGEDSAQRSFAGQGLTLLNIQGTQGVLDALRQVWASVLRLERLVYEARDNIMLTLDPMAVVIQAMLEPDTAGVFFSLNPLSGDENEVVVSTTTGLGEAVVLGQDSETHYLDKHSGYVRRHVTARGTDASPDHKSLLSPEQLVELASAARGIEHAFGLPVDVEWAYAFTEDTPHHPRLFFVQARPITAAGASPTPPEEVWTNTNVGEALPGVATPMTWSILESFSRRGFQTAFATLGLTLPEDADLVRAFKGRIYLNLSQFMSIASGIPLLSPERLFEMAGGGGVELVRDIYQQRSKRDFFKRLPTTIPKILGAQISMPLVAPLWGRYFTARVEEFFDRDLSQLSTAELQKELDHVDALFDRTGLIMLSVSSNFLMSYALTGEALRLTHQHNPETPRTPRDFIAGLDVKSAEPGLALLDLGRIARRSLRLRNIISTHDPAQVHDALQAQAQHDDVAMFLVELDAFRRHYGHRAPREAELATPRWREDMRFLFEVLRSFIDAPHLPSPIEVMREQKRNRQRLNTERMPALAGKTLSAIVGLTRANARQREYMRDRVVDALDLYRRFFLECGRRLCDHHILSTPDEVFFLTYAELRDWLQAPHLASTYRLRVLTRQGLYDHFRHLPDPPDTFLLRGHEIIAEEPEPIPPGATGTREIRGLGGSPGRVTGIARVILDPADHDATIRPGEILVAPYTDVGWTPLFLTAAGVVMSLGGPLSHSCIVAREYGIPTVVNARQATERIQTGDRITVDGDQGLILIHLASDEP; encoded by the coding sequence ATGAATCGCTCCACTCCAAATGATCCCATCGTCCGCTTCGGCCCCGAGCGCCAGCCCCACGCGCCCTCCAGCTGGACCTTAAGCCTGGGCGGACCCGAGGGCCCCCGCGCCATCAGCCGGCAACGTGTCGGCGGCAAAGCCTACGGTCTCTGGCAGCTGAACAGCGCCGGCTTCTCGGTCCCCGACGCCTTCTGCGTCACCACCGAAGCCTTCGAAGCCGCCCTCCTCCCCTTAAGCCTCGAATCCCCCGACCTGGAGAGCCTGCGCCAGGCCATCCTCCACGCCCCCCTGCCGCGCACCCTCGTCGAAGAGATCGAGGCCCGCATGGCCTCTCTGGGCGCCTCCCGCTGGGCCGTGCGCTCCTCGGCTGCCGGCGAAGACAGCGCCCAACGCTCCTTCGCCGGACAGGGCCTCACCCTGCTCAACATCCAGGGCACCCAGGGCGTCCTCGACGCCCTGCGCCAGGTCTGGGCCAGCGTCCTGCGCCTGGAACGCCTGGTCTACGAGGCCCGCGACAACATCATGCTCACCCTCGACCCCATGGCCGTTGTCATCCAGGCCATGCTCGAGCCCGACACCGCCGGCGTCTTCTTCTCGCTCAACCCCTTGAGCGGCGACGAAAACGAAGTCGTCGTCAGCACCACCACCGGCCTGGGAGAAGCCGTCGTCCTGGGACAGGACTCCGAAACCCACTACCTCGACAAGCACTCCGGCTACGTCCGCCGTCACGTCACCGCCCGCGGCACCGACGCCTCCCCCGACCATAAGAGCCTGTTGAGCCCCGAGCAGCTCGTCGAGCTCGCCAGCGCCGCCCGCGGCATCGAACACGCCTTCGGCCTGCCGGTCGACGTGGAGTGGGCCTACGCCTTCACCGAAGACACCCCCCATCACCCGCGCCTCTTCTTTGTGCAGGCCCGGCCGATCACCGCCGCCGGCGCCTCCCCCACTCCCCCCGAAGAGGTCTGGACCAACACCAACGTCGGCGAAGCCCTCCCCGGCGTGGCCACCCCCATGACCTGGAGCATCCTGGAGAGTTTTAGCCGACGCGGCTTCCAGACCGCCTTTGCCACCCTGGGCCTGACCCTGCCCGAGGATGCCGACCTGGTCCGCGCCTTCAAAGGACGCATCTACCTCAACCTCTCCCAGTTCATGAGCATCGCCAGCGGCATCCCTCTGCTCAGCCCCGAACGCCTCTTTGAGATGGCCGGCGGGGGCGGCGTCGAGCTGGTCCGCGACATCTACCAGCAACGCTCCAAACGCGACTTCTTCAAACGCCTGCCCACCACCATCCCCAAAATCCTCGGCGCCCAGATCTCCATGCCCCTGGTGGCCCCCCTCTGGGGCCGCTACTTCACCGCCCGCGTCGAAGAATTCTTCGATCGCGACTTAAGCCAGCTCTCCACCGCCGAGCTGCAAAAAGAACTCGATCACGTCGACGCGCTCTTTGATCGCACCGGCCTGATCATGCTCTCGGTCAGCTCCAACTTCCTGATGAGCTACGCCCTCACCGGCGAAGCCCTGCGCCTGACCCACCAGCACAACCCCGAGACCCCGCGCACCCCCCGCGACTTCATCGCCGGCCTCGACGTCAAGAGCGCCGAACCCGGCCTGGCCCTGCTGGATCTGGGCCGCATCGCCCGACGCTCCCTGCGCCTGCGCAACATCATCAGCACGCATGACCCCGCCCAGGTCCACGACGCCCTCCAGGCCCAGGCCCAGCACGACGATGTGGCCATGTTCCTGGTCGAACTCGACGCCTTCCGACGCCACTACGGCCACCGCGCCCCCCGCGAAGCCGAGCTGGCCACCCCGCGCTGGCGCGAAGACATGCGCTTTCTCTTCGAGGTCCTGCGCAGCTTCATCGACGCCCCCCACCTCCCCAGCCCCATCGAGGTGATGCGCGAACAAAAGCGCAACCGCCAGCGCCTCAACACCGAGCGCATGCCCGCCCTGGCCGGCAAAACCCTCTCGGCCATCGTCGGTCTTACCCGCGCCAACGCGCGCCAGCGCGAGTACATGCGCGATCGCGTCGTCGACGCCCTCGACCTCTACCGCCGCTTCTTCCTGGAGTGCGGCCGGCGCCTCTGCGACCACCACATCCTCTCCACCCCCGACGAGGTCTTCTTCCTGACCTACGCCGAACTCCGGGACTGGCTTCAGGCCCCCCATCTGGCCAGCACCTACCGCCTGCGCGTGCTCACCCGTCAGGGCCTCTACGACCACTTCCGCCACCTGCCCGACCCTCCCGACACCTTCCTGCTACGCGGCCACGAGATCATCGCCGAAGAGCCCGAGCCCATCCCCCCGGGTGCGACCGGCACCCGGGAGATCCGCGGCCTGGGCGGCAGCCCGGGGCGCGTCACCGGCATCGCCCGCGTCATCCTCGACCCGGCCGACCACGACGCCACCATCCGCCCCGGGGAGATCCTCGTCGCCCCCTACACCGACGTGGGCTGGACTCCCCTCTTTCTCACCGCTGCCGGCGTGGTCATGAGCCTGGGCGGCCCCTTGAGCCACTCCTGCATCGTCGCCCGGGAGTACGGCATCCCCACCGTCGTCAACGCGCGCCAGGCCACCGAACGCATCCAGACCGGCGACCGCATCACCGTCGATGGCGACCAGGGCCTCATCCTCATCCACCTCGCCAGCGACGAGCCCTGA
- the cutA gene encoding divalent-cation tolerance protein CutA — translation MVQLVLCNCPPDAAQPLAQQLVEEGLAACVNIIPNITSIYRWEGELCVDQEHTLLIKTSPERYPELATRLAELHPYSVPEIIALDSAHVASAYQSWVHESLHSK, via the coding sequence ATGGTCCAGCTCGTCCTCTGCAACTGCCCCCCCGACGCCGCGCAGCCCCTGGCCCAACAGCTGGTCGAAGAAGGCCTGGCCGCCTGCGTCAACATCATCCCCAACATCACCAGCATCTACCGCTGGGAGGGCGAGCTCTGCGTCGATCAGGAACATACCCTCTTGATCAAAACCTCTCCCGAGCGCTATCCCGAACTGGCCACTCGCCTGGCCGAGCTCCACCCCTACTCCGTCCCCGAAATCATCGCCCTGGACAGCGCGCACGTCGCCTCCGCCTACCAGAGTTGGGTTCATGAATCGCTCCACTCCAAATGA
- a CDS encoding TetR/AcrR family transcriptional regulator translates to MSARHQRRQARRDERRDELKQAAIEIFHEHGYHAARVSQIVKKVGVAQGTFYLYFEGKQQLFAEIISDFLERVVTTVASWEPGAIDSREDLRDELTRVGLMLTHELLNHELSTAIFFNEAMAVAPELNELIRHFYETLQAMLSDFNRILCQRGLIAPMDFTILASMTIGMVERVIMERVVYGTLNEVEPRAIVDHLVMHFLTGTLEAIGPASRAGVPEDEEQPTDAALPLKA, encoded by the coding sequence ATGAGTGCCAGACACCAACGCCGACAGGCCCGTCGCGACGAACGCCGCGATGAGCTCAAGCAGGCCGCCATCGAGATCTTTCACGAGCACGGCTACCACGCCGCCCGTGTCTCCCAGATCGTCAAAAAAGTCGGCGTCGCCCAGGGCACTTTCTACCTCTACTTCGAGGGCAAACAGCAGCTCTTCGCCGAGATCATCAGCGACTTCCTTGAACGCGTCGTCACCACCGTCGCCAGCTGGGAGCCCGGCGCCATCGACTCCCGCGAAGACCTCCGCGATGAACTCACCCGCGTCGGTCTCATGCTCACCCATGAGCTCCTCAACCACGAGCTCTCCACCGCCATCTTCTTCAACGAAGCCATGGCCGTGGCCCCCGAACTCAACGAGCTCATTCGCCACTTCTACGAAACCCTCCAGGCGATGCTCTCCGACTTCAACCGCATCCTCTGCCAGCGCGGCCTCATCGCCCCGATGGACTTCACCATCCTGGCCTCCATGACCATCGGCATGGTCGAGCGCGTCATCATGGAACGCGTGGTCTACGGCACCCTCAACGAGGTCGAGCCCCGCGCGATCGTCGACCACCTGGTCATGCACTTCCTCACCGGCACCCTGGAGGCCATCGGCCCGGCCTCCCGCGCCGGAGTCCCCGAAGACGAAGAGCAGCCCACCGACGCCGCCCTCCCGCTCAAGGCCTGA